A single region of the Drosophila takahashii strain IR98-3 E-12201 chromosome 2R, DtakHiC1v2, whole genome shotgun sequence genome encodes:
- the lola gene encoding longitudinals lacking protein, isoforms H/M/V isoform X21, whose translation MDDDQQFCLRWNNHQSTLISVFDTLLENETLVDCTLAAEGKFLKAHKVVLSACSPYFATLLQEQYDKHPIFILKDVKYQELRAMMDYMYRGEVNISQDQLAALLKAAESLQIKGLSDNRTGGGAAPKPESSGQHHRGGKLSGAYTLEQTKRARLATGGAMDASGDVSGSREGSSSPSRRRRKVRRRSMENDAHDNSNSSVLQAAASNQSILQQTGAGLAVSALVSTQLSSGPAAGSQASSTQQQQPLTSTNVTKKTESAKLTSSTAAPASGASASAASVQQAHLQQQAQTTSDAINTENVQAQSQGGAQGVQGDDEDMDEGSAVGGASVASGTNPASASASAVHAGVVVKQLASVVDKSSSNHKQKIKDNSVSSVGSEMVIEPKAEYDDDAHDENVEDLTLDEEDMTMEELDQTAGTSQGGEGSSQTYATWQHDRSQDELGLLAQDAQQRDPQAYLHKFTHTHRNTDIYTPHRHTHQSSSLHSI comes from the exons atggatgACGATCAGCAGTTTTGTTTGCGGTGGAACAACCACCAGAGCACACTGATCAGCGTGTTCGACACGTTGCTGGAGAACGAGACTCTAGTCGATTGCACGCTAGCCGCCGAGGGCAAATTTCTCAAGGCCCACAAGGTGGTGCTGTCAGCATGCAGTCCCTACTTTGCT ACCTTACTACAAGAACAGTACGACAAGCATCCCATTTTCATACTCAAGGATGTAAAGTACCAAGAGCTGCGCGCCATGATGGACTACATGTATCGCGGCGAGGTCAATATTTCGCAGGATCAGCTGGCCGCCCTGCTCAAGGCCGCCGAATCGCTGCAGATCAAGGGTCTGTCGGACAATCGCACTGGCGGCGGAGCAGCCCCCAAGCCAGAATCCTCCGGACAGCATCATCGCGGTGGCAAGCTTAGCGGTGCCTACACACTGGAGCAAACGAAGCGGGCCCGCCTGGCCACCGGCGGAGCGATGGACGCGTCCGGCGATGTGTCCGGTTCGCGTGAAGGCTCCTCGAGTCCGTCGCGTCGGCGTCGAAAAGTCAGACGTCGCAGCATGGAGAATG ATGCCCACGACAACTCCAACTCGTCCGTGTTACAAGCCGCCGCCTCGAATCAGTCAATCCTCCAGCAAACAGGCGCCGGTCTGGCCGTCTCCGCTTTGGTCAGCACCCAGTTGTCCAGTGGACCGGCCGCCGGAAGCCAAGCGTCGTCGacccagcaacagcagccatTGACCAGCACCAACGTTACCAAAAAGACTGAAAGCGCTAAACTAACATCCTCGACAGCCGCCCCAGCGAGCGGAGCATCTGCGTCAGCGGCCTCCGTACAACAGGCTCATCTGCAGCAACAGGCGCAGACCACAAGCGATGCCATTAACACCGAGAATGTACAAGCCCAGAGCCAAGGTGGCGCCCAAGGCGTCCAAGGCGATGACGAGGACATGGATGAGGGTAGTGCCGTTGGCGGAGCAAGCGTCGCCAGTGGAACCAATCCCGCCTCCGCCTCTGCATCCGCCGTCCATGCCGGAGTTGTGGTAAAGCAGCTGGCCAGCGTTGTGGACAAATCGTCGTCGAATCACAAACAGAAGATCAAAGACAACAGCGTGTCATCAGTGGGCTCCGAAATGGTTATTGAACCCAAAGCCGAATACGATGACGATGCGCACGATGAAAACGTTGAGGATTTGACACTGGACGAGGAGGACATGACAATGGAGGAGCTGGACCAGACTGCCGGGACCAGCCAGGGTGGCGAAGGATCTAGTCAAA CATATGCAACATGGCAGCACGACAGATCTCAGGATGAACTTGGACTATTGGCACAGGATGCACAGCAACGGGATCCTCAAG